In the genome of Candoia aspera isolate rCanAsp1 chromosome 4, rCanAsp1.hap2, whole genome shotgun sequence, the window AAGGGCTGAAAAGGTGGTGCTACGCTGGGTCTTCCAGGTCTTGCGCAAGCACAACCGATTTCAAAACTTACTTCCTGTAAcggtaggtgggaatgacctggggagacaggaggaagagccgcagactgggcAACCGGcaggtaagaggcagctgagtctgcgGAAGGAATGGGGACGTGGGAAATGCCTctgaaggggccctccctagtttcttgggctgtgaagatgagggggggagagatgcgctttcagacttgcaagactgatgtcggCCTTgcaaggtagcccagacaagaagcacacccaggagtactagctgtaactttattgtaaggcgccattaacagaatcttgcaagtctgaaagcgcaTCTCTCCCCCTCATCTTCACACTCCAGGAAACTGGGGCGGGCCCCTTCTGAGTcgctttctccacccctcctccttcggACTCAAATTGCATTGATCAGacggttgtctaggctgcggctcttccccctgtctcccgaggtcattcccacagaccactaCACTTCCCTGGATGGGTGTACAAGCCTGTCATTCTAAAGGGATGTGGTGCATTCATTTTCAGTCACTGATTTGGCAGCCATGGAGAGCAAGCTGGTAAGGAAAATTCACAAAccgagagagggagggaggggggggggaatcaccaAGCAGCTGAGAGGCAATTTTTGTTCAAGTTAAATATATTTGCAATAGGGGGAACCGAGATTTTGTCGCCTCCCCTTTTCTCTGCATGGAGGCTTTGCCAGCCCCCCAAGGAACATACGAGGCTTTACAGACATGATTTCACATTAACACACATTGACGGCTTTTACATTCACGTGGAGAGACTCGCTGGCGTGGTCAGGAAATCCTCTGCGTTCTGGAGGCCGGCCATCGCTCAAATGTGCTTGGAGCTCAGCTTTAGTTGCATTGTTTTGGTACTATGAACATTTACACTGGCATTCGCGGATGAGGGACGCACAGAACGCAGGCGCCAAACGCCAAGCCCGTCTACTTATCAAGTTCCCCTGGGATTCCCTTTCTGAGGGCAACGTTGGCTACCCTTCGCAGCGACCACACTCCGACATCACAATCTGCGTATTTCACTCCCCGCTTGCTTGATCCCCAATTCCCCTGGCGATGTACTATTGTCCAATCAGCCAAGTGGGATGAGCAGAGGAAGCCGAGGGCAAAGGCCTCATTTGGGGGTGGGAGCAAGTGGGGAGAGATCCAAGAATTCAGCTAGCCtttgggccagtgtttctcagccttggcagcttgaagaggtgtggacttcgactcccagaattccccagccagcccaactccaattctgggagttgaagtccacacctcttcaagctgccaaggctgagaaacactgcttcggACACTTGTGTAAAACCAATGTGAAAAGATACTCAGCCTGCATTTGGCCATCTGACATGTATGTATTGGATCGAAAGGAAAACAGGCAGGGGCCCCAGAGGAACAAAAATGTGCTGGCGGTCTCAGCAAAATGCTGAGCACCTTGtggttcctgtttttttttttttttttttcccttttcttccattgcAAAGAACAAaccagcagaggaggaggaggttggcctgaaataaattaaaaaaaaaacctggatggCTTTTCCACTCTTCCTTACATATCAAACGGCATGGGAAGGAACTGTATTTGAGCCTGTGAATATTtttacattccccccccccaatctgcGTCCCGTTTGTTTTGCAAAAGTGATTGTTTGAGCTCCCTGGAGAAGGGGAGGCTGGCTTTATTCAAGGACAGCTGTTACAATTGTTCAACTCCAACCCTACCCTGATGTtagcagcaaataaaataaaaagacaaggCAAGACAAGAAAAAACTTAAAGCTTCAGCCAGCTACGGTCCCTTTGCAAAAACATCTCTCCTCCCAAACATCTTACTTAAGCAGAGAGGCCCTCTTTCAGATAGTCACCACAAATCAGAATTATGGGAATTAATTTCTGCACCAGCCAACTGCGTCGCCCATCCACCAATGCTTCAGGTTGCCAGGAAATTGTGCAGATGTGCTAGAGATACCGAGCCAATGAATGCCTGATCGAACGTCACCAAGGCtgatttctgattttttcccccccaaaattcaGGGCAGACCCTTTAGCCTGCACACCTTGTTTCAATGGTTGTCACAGTAGGGCTGAGCAGCCTTTTGAATCGGTTCCAGAAGATGCCTTGGATTGCTGAGGGATGCAGTCTTGGgaatgatgcagctgctttaaagagctgtggTGCTACATTTGTTCTGAAGCACATCACTGGAACTGGATCCAAAGCACTGCGTAGCCCTATCACACCACCTCTGGCTTTGCAAGACATGCAAGGAAGTAAATACTACAACGTGCTTACTTTTCTGGATGTAAGCCTCATCTCTGGTTGTCCCAAGCCACCTCGGAAGATGAAGGATAGGAAACCTACTTCTACCCTGAACTCGTCCTTTGGTCAGAAGTCACACGGCAGAAGACAAAAGGGAGCTATCTCTGACTTGGCCGTGGCCGGGCAAGTTACAGATCAAACAAAGTTAATTTCCACAACTTGGGGAAGCTCGTATAACCCCGAGGGTTCCTGTACAGACCTTACTGTTAGGCGCTTATGGGAGGTGTAGACCAGCCCATCTGGCCGGGGCCCTGTGTTAGGGAAGGCTGTTTGTTCAGCCAGGCCAGCTTTCTCAAGGGATTCTTCAACACCCTTGTCTTCTCAGCTGGAACAGCTGAGATTCTGACCACGCTAGAAACCAATACATTTACCCCAAAATATTGTTGTGCGATGGTGGTCATGCTGGTAGGGTACCAGACACAGGAAAACAACAGGCACATTCCTTGTCACTGTAGTGTTTTCACTTTCAGAGCGAGAGGAACGCCCTCCTTAGCTTTGAAAGGGGACCACAGGAGGAGCGATAATAACAGTAATCTCCCCGCTCCAAGTTCATCTGTACTAACCCAGCCACCACCACCCACTCCCCCCGCATAGCCACAGAGCCCGAGGCAGCTTCAGCAACACAGTTTGGCAGAGACGGCAGAGAGGGTGGGCAGGTTTCCTTTGTACCCCCAACTCTTTGGATTCTCACAGCTCCATGGGACCTCAGGAGCCCCTTGATCGTAGCCTGTGGAGCTGTTTGTGCATCTCCCTAAATGGCAGCACCCCAAGCACCCCGAAATGATGCACCTCCTGGAAGAACGTGCGTCCCTCCGCCGCGTGTCTCTTCTACGGCGTGCACGCAACGCACGCTGCGCCCCGGCTCCAGCCCTCAAGCCGCCAGGAGCGGGACgcagcccacccccacccccccctcGTGGCACACCATCGGCGCCATGAACGTCCAGCGGTTGCTCTCCGGGTCGTACGTTTCCACTGAGCTCAGGTTCGACTGTCCATCGTAGCCGCCCACGGCATACAAGCGGCCGCCGCTGGCCACGAGGGAGACGCGGCTGCGCCGGGTGTTCATGGGAACGAGCAGGCACCACTGGTCCGCCGTGGAATTGTACACCTCGGCCACGCTGAGGAAGCCGGAGCCGTCGTAGCCGCCGCAGACGAACATCTTGCTGCCGAGGGAGGCGGCTCCGTGCCGGCAGCGCTTGTTCGACATGCCGGCCACGCCGTGCCACGAGGCCGTGTGGTGATTGTAGTATTCCACCTGGAGGCAGTGCCAAAACCACAGGTCAGCTGGACAGGAcaagtcgggggggggggctggcttcCAGAGATCACAGAACCGCTCACGGGGGCGGCCATGGGCCACCCCAAGGCCTGGCTGGGCATCAGGCTCAAGGTTGAGGAGATACATTAAATAACTCAGTAACAAGCCGTGCTGCTTGATAAACCTTCTCTGATGGGTTCGCTTTAACTGCTGAGGGAGATGCTTTGCACAAGTTCCAGAAACCGGAACAGTTTTCCTCCAGCTCATCTGGGAAATGCTCGTCTTTCAGGCAGGACAGAAACTGGGATTAGTGGAGGGCCAAAAGTAGACTACAggcggtccttgcttaacaaccaccattgGGCCcggaatttaggtcactaagcaatgtggttgttatgCAAACCAGGACCCACTTTATGACCGTTTTTTGCAGCGCcctttaagcgaatcacacagttccctattgattttgcttatcggaagccagaggggaaggtagaaaatggcaatcacatgaccgtggggtgCTGCGACCATCGTAAGTATGAGGAATGGTCGCAACTTGGTTTTTCCAGCGCTATTGTAACTCCagacggtcactaaatgaatggtcattgggtgaggactacccatacagCCAGAAACCAGACTTACGCTATTGAAGATTTGCAATCCATCGTGTCCACCGGAGACAAAGATTCGGCCTTCAAAGACTGTGACGCCAGCCGCACTGCGATTGGCGCTCATGGGAGTCACCACCGTCCACCTTCATAAAGGGCCAGCAAAGGGGGAGTGAGTGGCAGGTCGTGGAGGCGGGACGTGCCCACACAACGGCCGTTCAGGAATACTCACTTGTCTGTCTCGGGCGAATACGCCTCCACGGAGTTGAGAGAGGAGGTGCCGTCGTATCCACCGCAAACATAGATCTGTCCGTCcaggactacagttcccatcgcACTGAAACGGGCCAGAAACCTGAGATTTGAGACTGACCGACTTTAGTAGCACCCTTTTGAAGGATGGTTTCATCTCTAGCTCAAGCCGTTACTGCCCCATGTGCTTCTCAGGGCTTGGATTCAGATTTCATCAGGTTTCAGACACGAAGACCCATTGAAGCCAGGGGGTCAAGTCTGTCCTAAATTTATACAATCTATGAGCTGGTAGGACTCCTacgggtcatctagtccaacccgctgctcagtgcaagaagcaCTAAACTATGCCTAACCGATTGCCATCCAGCCCCATATGAAAACTCCAGCGGGCCCTTATTCCaggtcagcatttctcaaccttgggaactttaagatgcgtggacttcaactcccagaattccccagccagccctgctggctggggaattctgggagttgaagtccacgcatcttaaagttcccaaggttgagaaatgctgttctaggTAGACTGCTCCACTGTTCAACCACTCAAGAAGATCCTTGTATTCAGCCTGAATCTCCTCTCGCTGGTCCATGTTCTGCTTGCAGTTTCAGCAGAGAAACCACCCATCTCTCTTCAACAACCTCCATAACCACTGAGTGTTCCAGTGCTGGAGGTGGAGGTAAAACAATAGAATTAAAGACTATGCTGGAAGGGCCACTagcccaaccctctgctcagCGCTCAACTACGTATCTTGAACCCGTGAGATATTCAGCTTCCACTCAAAAGCCACTCATGAGAAATCGTTCAGCGACTGCTCTTGAGAAGCTCTTCTGCTGCCAGTGGCACTTACCGACTACCTTAGGTCTACTCATTTCGAAGTAGCCTCAacgactttttaaaaaagtctggaTTTAGTCCTCTGCCCTGTCTTGATCAGCTTGCGAACACAATATGGCACCCCTTTAATAGAAAATATTCATCTTTCTACAGGTCCACTAATATGCCaatcaaagaagcaaaaatattacTATAAACGCAGTCACCGAAAACAAGAACCAGCTGGCAACTCAGCTGCAAAGGTCCacctaaataattttttaaaaaatcactgtaaCTCACTGAAATAGTTACAAATATCAGATAAATGATTCCCAGACCTTCCTGACACAAGATACAAAGATACGGGGATAATCTGCGCAGACAGATTTGGATGTGTTTTGCTTTGTCTGGAGAATCACGGACAACAAATGAATAAACCTACCTTCAGCCTGGCTGAAAAAGTGAACAATTAAAAAATGCACACAGGAACAAACTGATTAGGCCCGTTTGTTCCTAAGGAGTCACGGCACCAAGCAGTTGGAGAAGGCCACATTAAAATCGAGGAAGTTGGACATGGGATAGCATGGACGAGAACATTTGCTGGACTCACCAACTTCACGTGCGCAGCGGACTTCCTCTGAATGGCTGTGAACGCTGGTCATCTTAGAGCAGGGGGAAATAATCCACCCCCACCCACAAGTCAAACCTGACTGGTTTTGTGGGTCCCAACGTGGCCCGCTCCAGGGGGTTCCCCTTTCTCAAGGTGGGCGCCATTTTGTTCTTCCCCCAAAGACCCCCACAAAGTGAGGCTTTACGGCTCACATTTGAGAAGGGGGAAATTAAACTAAATGTTAAACCTCCCTCAATTCGCCGAAGATACGCCAGCAAAGCACAAAACCCTTTTTCTAGCGGAATAGTCCCACTTGGATGGGGGCCGGTTCGTGCCCGTGCGCTCCTGTTCTGCAGAGGAGGCAGCGCAGCCCCCCCGACCTGGCGCTCCCCCCACCGAGACTAGTGAGCGCCATCTCCCGCAGGCAGCAGACCCAAGCAGCAATTGGCAGGGGCCTATGGGAAATGGCTGGGGCTTATGGGAGATGAAGCTCAAGAGGCTTGGAAGAAATCAGGGCAGAAAAAGTGGAAATACAACGACGTTCCCCATATCCTACATAGCAGAAGAAATCCGACAAGACTCTGTTTTCAGGATCTGTGGGGTGCCCCCGGCAGATGGGAGGCGCGACCGCTCACACACCTTCGTTTGCTGTTCATGCTTCCCGCTTTGGACCAAGAGTCGGTCTCGGGGTTATACACTTCCACGGTGCTCAGTCGCCACTGCCCGTCGTATCCTCCGATGGCATACAGGAGCCCATTCAGCACGGCCACGCCCACCCGGCTGCGGGCCGTCGTCATTGGCTGGCACTTCTCCCAGTGGTTGGCAATGGGGTCGAAGACTTCCACCACGTTCAGCGAGTCTCCTGCGTAGAAATTTGCTGCTTGCGCTTTAAAAAGCGATAAGCATAACTGGCAGTTCTTTTACTGTAAGGCCacgggactggaattttggttgctaagtgaagcggtcatcaagtcaatctgacctgattttacgactttttttgcagtggtcgttaggcgaatcactgcaggcgttaagtgaactgcgtggtcattaagtgaatcacgcggttccccattgatttttgcttgccagaacctggctgggaaggtcaaaaatggcgatgacgtgaccacaggacgctgcaatagtcataaacatgaactggttgccaagcacccaaatcacgatcatgcgACCGTGgcatgctgcgacggtcataagtgtgagaaccggtcgtaattttttccaacactgttgtaagtccgaaccatcactaaacgaatggttgttaagtgaagactacttgCATTTCTCTAAAAcggcgtttctcagccttggcaactctcagtcgtgtggacttcaactcccagaattccccagccagcatgggaattgaagtccacacgtctgagagttgccaaggctgagaaacgccgTTCTAAAGTAAGAACGTGTCAGTGAGCTGCGGCAATTCCCTCTGGACTAAGCCAGTAACGGCAGCTCAATAATAGGTTCTTATTCAGCTTTTGTGGCATGCTGGGCACGACAGGCGACGGAGTTGAAAGGTACCTGCCATATTGAGTCCCCCCACGGCGTAGATCAGGCCAGCGATGGAGGTGCAGCAACGGGGCCGCGTCTTGAAAGCCGGGAGGTGCGGCTGGCGCTCCGGCATGAGGTGGCAGTCCTTTGCTGCGTCCACGAGGTCCCTAAAAGGCGGAGGGCCGTGAAGAGGACAGTCGGTGAGCCCAGAGCAGAGGAGCAAAACTGGGGAGGCTGAAACGGCCCCTGCCTGGCAAAGTCTCTAAAAGGCATCTTGCCCGGCTGCAGCTTTCGGCGAGGCTGCGTGGCGAGGGCCGGTGCCGAAAGCAACAGGGATTCTTTTCCCAGCCTGACTCTTGCACAGCCCCTTCAGCAAGATCCCCTGAGAGGGGTGGGAAGGACTGCAAGAATCCCAGGAACTGAACGAGTGCCCATTTAGAGCCAAGCCAGGCCGAGGCCCACGGGGTAAAGGTTTTCTCTCTCATGCCTTCCTATGACCCAGCCATTCCCTGATGACAGGGAAGGGTGTGGAGAGCCCTCTACTTTGGAGGACTTTGTCACGGGACGACACCAAGAATGCCTTCAGGTTTATACGTTCGCCAACTAACAAGTGCAGAATTCACCGATGATCTGCACGCTTTAGAAAAGATGGTGCCAATCAGAAATTTGTCCAGAGCTTCTCCTCTTTCCTGAAGAAAGCTCTGAGCAGTGGGGGTGGCACAACCTTCCTCGGCGTAACGGGGAGAGAACGCCCACTGGGCGGTGTGTGTGCGGATCAGACCCTCCCGCCCCTCCCTTTTGGTGGAGCTGCACAAGGTAAGGGGAACCCTAAGCAAGCTGTGGCCACAGTGGCACCATCTCTGGCTGTCCCTCATGACTGTGCTGTGTTTTAGCTATTTCTACGTGGCCAGGCTCAAAACGCGACAGCTGGCGGTTTATGTCATGAAACCCTTACTGCTCCCTCAAAGCTCCTTCACACATCTGACGGCTGGAAGTTCGACCCAGACCCTGTGAAGGCAACTTGCGGATCACCCCGGGAGCTTTGCAAAGAGGCCTTTC includes:
- the KLHL18 gene encoding kelch-like protein 18 isoform X1; protein product: MLEAAGPDPELDPEDLVHFSVGDLPSRGYGVMGEIRRQGKLCDVTLKVGDHKFSAHRIVLAASIPYFHAMFTNDMMECKQDEIVMQGMDPSALEALINFAYNGHLAIDQQNVQSLLMGASFLQLQNIKDACCSFLKERLHPKNCLGVRQFAETMMCAVLYNAANSFIHQHFVEVSTSEEFLALPFEDVLELVSRDELNVKLEEQVFEAALAWVRYDREHREPCLPELLSKIRLPLCRPQFLTDRVQQDDLVRSCHKCRDLVDAAKDCHLMPERQPHLPAFKTRPRCCTSIAGLIYAVGGLNMAANFYAGDSLNVVEVFDPIANHWEKCQPMTTARSRVGVAVLNGLLYAIGGYDGQWRLSTVEVYNPETDSWSKAGSMNSKRSAMGTVVLDGQIYVCGGYDGTSSLNSVEAYSPETDKWTVVTPMSANRSAAGVTVFEGRIFVSGGHDGLQIFNSVEYYNHHTASWHGVAGMSNKRCRHGAASLGSKMFVCGGYDGSGFLSVAEVYNSTADQWCLLVPMNTRRSRVSLVASGGRLYAVGGYDGQSNLSSVETYDPESNRWTFMAPMVCHEGGVGVGCVPLLAA
- the KLHL18 gene encoding kelch-like protein 18 isoform X2; translation: MLEAAGPDPELDPEDLVHFSVGDLPSRGYGVMGEIRRQGKLCDVTLKVGDHKFSAHRIVLAASIPYFHAMFTNDMMECKQDEIVMQGMDPSALEALINFAYNGHLAIDQQNVQSLLMGASFLQLQNIKDACCSFLKERLHPKNCLGVRQFAETMMCAVLYNAANSFIHQHFVEVSTSEEFLALPFEDVLELVSRDELNVKLEEQVFEAALAWVRYDREHREPCLPELLSKIRLPLCRPQFLTDRVQQDDLVRSCHKCRDLVDAAKDCHLMPERQPHLPAFKTRPRCCTSIAGLIYAVGGLNMAGDSLNVVEVFDPIANHWEKCQPMTTARSRVGVAVLNGLLYAIGGYDGQWRLSTVEVYNPETDSWSKAGSMNSKRSAMGTVVLDGQIYVCGGYDGTSSLNSVEAYSPETDKWTVVTPMSANRSAAGVTVFEGRIFVSGGHDGLQIFNSVEYYNHHTASWHGVAGMSNKRCRHGAASLGSKMFVCGGYDGSGFLSVAEVYNSTADQWCLLVPMNTRRSRVSLVASGGRLYAVGGYDGQSNLSSVETYDPESNRWTFMAPMVCHEGGVGVGCVPLLAA